The genomic region CACGTTCTTGCACCAGCAGCAAACTCTGTGTAGCTACACAACACTGCCCTTAATGCGttaaagggagggggggagaggaggaagagggaacaTGGCCGAGCAGGTCATACCTTCCAGCCAGGAACATCCTTCATGATgaccgcctcctcctccagatTCTCACGCATCAGTCGAAGTgtcctgacagagagagagagagagagagagagagagacacatccaTATAGAAACAatgcagacaggagggaaacagatagagagcaagagacaggagagataAAGTGTGAGAAAACAGCATCAGTATATCATCTTTCGACCGGTCGGAAATTAACGTCAACAGAGACAAGACTAAGTGCCTGCAAAAGTACTTTTGTTCAAATAGCGATGGCTTATTGAAGTCCAGAAGACTAAAGGCGATGGGCTAATAATGCATGAAGCAACAGGACTCACCTGCGATCCGATTCTGCCTGCAAAAGTGGCAAGAGGGCTATGCGAGCCTCCAGGTCCTCGATTAGCAACctcctgccaaacacacacacaggcagacagacagacagacagacacagacagacagacagacagacagacagacacaggcagacagacagacagagacacagacagagacacagacagacagacagacagacagacacagacagacatacagacagacagacacagacatacagacacagaacaaagacacgTGAGCTCACAGCTTTAATGGAACTGCTACACATCAGGCACTGGTCCTGCAAACACGCCATCCACCACCCAGTGAGAATATGTCAAGCACCATTAATGACTTTGATTCTCATGGCATTTGACATCCTCTGGTAGGAAGATCTTAGTTGGTTTACACTTACCTCCTCTCGCGGTTCCACTTCACAATCCTCCAGTATCCAAAAATCATAACCCCGATGCCAATACCGAACATGGAATAACCTGCAAGACCCAACGCATTCAGTTATTTCAAGACATTTTGCATTCATTGCAGATATATGTAATATAGATAGGCCGCACAATAGGTAGCGTAAGCTTGTTCAATGTAGCAAATGATGTGGCTGATCTCTTCTACTTGGTGGCGAAGTTATGTGGTTACCATCGCCTGACCCTGACTCATTAACATCCACATTGAACATACGGTAAAATGCATTACGTATAATATGAAGGGTTGTGTTAAGGAATAATTTAATCTTGGAACCAGGCTGAATGTCAAGTCAACCACAGCTAACGCTGCCTTCACTGTAAGTAAGCTTGACAGATAACACACGCTGACATTACTCGCCTGCTCAACTTTACAGTTACATTTGTTGATACACACCATGGATGagctgtgtatgtgaatgtgtgccagTTTAACTGATAATGAAGTAACAATAGTATACGTTGCGGGTTAATCTCGCGGCTGGGGTTAACAtattatcgatagctagctaacggTAGCTAACGCTCCTCAAGCTCCGTTGGCTCTTGACTGTATGAAGTCTTTTCTGTCTTCCCCCTTAGATCTCATTACCACTGGTACCTTAACAATAATGTAATTATACTACTAACCAGAGAGCCCTCGAGTGGGCAGATTTCTCTTATACTGAACGGGTCCATAACCTCCCGGAGGAGGCATGTCCTGCTTCACCTTGGCCGACGCCATCTTCCTTACTGCTAAACAGTCAACAGTCGGCGCCGGCGTCTAAAGTGACATTCATTTGAGTAATGCTAATACTCTAGCGCCCCCTGCTGAATCGGAGAAACGAGACAATCAGGTTTGCAAAAGAATACCTAGTGGGATGAAGGGTGAAATAACCCCTGGGTATTCGTAATTATTAATATGCCAATAGACAAGTGTGCACAACAATTGAGATCAAGTATTCCGATGTATAAAAACAACTTTGGGAAGTTAGGCCTACATATTGTATAACACATGTTATAAGCACactacactaacacactaatcACCAAGGTTGCTAAAGTCCTGCACTCCCTAGACATCacccaaccaaaaaaaaaaaaaagagaaaagaaaaagctcTTCTTTTATTTAGATTTGACACTGTACTCACATTAATGCTTTAATCATACCAAATGCTATTGATTCTTAAAGTGTCCACACATGCGTTATGTGCCAGGTTAAGCTCCAAAGGTCAGAAACATCCCTGTGACTGAAAACATGCTTACTCTAAAGGAAGTTTTCACAATTACTAGATAACTCCTAAACCGAAACGTTTTTGGAGTAGGAAGCTACATTTTTGGGATACGTCATCGCAGAGTGTATTTGTCAAGGCAAAAGATTATCAGCCAATTGTGAGATGGCGTGGTGGATGCCCATAGTTCAAAGGTCATGGAATGACCCCATGTTATATTCAGAAATGAAGTTGACTCATACCAAAGCAGTACACAGACCAGAGACCCAAAATGAAAGGGttaaaattattttattatcactttttttttctcatagaaccagaaagaaaaaaaatgccaaaaaaacaaaaaaaacaaaaagagaaacagattgGAACATTGATTTATTACATCTGCAGACAAGGAGGCCGACGGGGCCTTTCGGTTATGCTACTCAGAAAACCCGGGGCGACGGAATGATGTGACATCATTGGACAGCAGCAGCCAGGACAGTGAATTTGTcccactctgattggctgaagccAGAAAGGCTGCGATTGGCTGGGGAGAGGCATGTAATGCACAGTAGACTGTAGTGCACAGCATGGCCATCGggaagcaacacaacacaagtgcAGATGGCCACAATGAGACATGATTAGAAGAGGCAACAGACGAACATGAAGAACCCCAAAACACGGTTTTGTGCTGCAGGgattggtgtgggtgtgtgtgtgtgtgtgtgtgtgtgtgtgtgtgtgtgtgtgtgtgtgtgtgtgtgtgtgtgtgtgtgtgtgtgtgtgtgtgtgtgtgtgtgtgtgtgtgtgtgtgtgtgtgtgtgtgcgtgtgtgcgcgtgtgcatgtgtgtaaaggGGAGAACCAGGTCGGCATTGTTGCAAATTTGGACATGCTCTCCCtgtacagccaatcagaaagctcCTGGTGACCGCAAGCGGCACAGTCAT from Clupea harengus chromosome 25, Ch_v2.0.2, whole genome shotgun sequence harbors:
- the ndufa13 gene encoding NADH dehydrogenase [ubiquinone] 1 alpha subcomplex subunit 13, whose translation is MASAKVKQDMPPPGGYGPVQYKRNLPTRGLSGYSMFGIGIGVMIFGYWRIVKWNRERRRLLIEDLEARIALLPLLQAESDRRTLRLMRENLEEEAVIMKDVPGWKVGENMFHTDRWVSPTLDELYNLRLREELIQKKFDFLKYM